In the genome of Mycobacterium kansasii ATCC 12478, one region contains:
- the eccB gene encoding type VII secretion protein EccB has protein sequence MSSPDPERRSFASRTPVNHNPDKVVYRRGFVTRHQVTGWRFVMRRIASGIALHDTRMLVDPLRTQSRAVLMGALVLITGLVGCFVFSLIRPNGQAGSSPVLADRSTAALYVRVGDAVHPVLNLTSARLIAGKPVNPTTVKSSELDRFPRGNLIGIPGAPERMVQNTTRDANWTVCDSVGGQGGRSAHSTAVTVIAGRPDSGGARAAALGSAQAVLVDNGTGSWLLWDGKRSLLDLNDHAVTSALGLGTDALAPRPIALGLFNAIPEAPPLTAPVIPNAGGPPGFAVPAPIGAVVEALTLNGTGNAETSQYYAVLPDGLQPISPVLAALLRNTNSYGLQQPPHLGADEVAKLPVSRMLDITRYPVQSLSLVDVARSPVTCAYWSKPAGATTSSLSLLSGAGLPVADAVHTVDLVGGGGTTATQVALAPGTGYFTQSVGGGATAPATGSLFWVSDTGVRYGIDTEGEGGRKTVEALGLQTPPLTIPWSVLSLFAAGPTLSRADALLAHDALPPDTKPGRPVSADGGSR, from the coding sequence ATGAGTAGCCCTGATCCAGAACGCCGTTCGTTTGCTTCGCGCACCCCGGTCAATCACAACCCCGACAAGGTGGTCTACCGCCGGGGTTTCGTCACGCGCCACCAGGTGACCGGTTGGCGGTTCGTGATGCGCCGCATCGCCTCGGGTATCGCCTTGCACGACACCCGAATGCTCGTCGACCCGCTGCGCACCCAGTCGCGCGCGGTGCTGATGGGGGCGCTGGTCCTGATCACCGGACTGGTCGGCTGCTTCGTGTTCTCACTGATCCGGCCCAACGGCCAGGCGGGCAGCAGTCCGGTGCTGGCCGACCGGTCCACCGCGGCGCTGTATGTGCGGGTCGGCGACGCGGTGCACCCGGTGCTCAACCTGACCTCGGCGCGGCTGATCGCCGGCAAGCCGGTCAACCCCACGACGGTGAAAAGCTCCGAGCTGGACCGCTTTCCGCGTGGGAATCTGATCGGCATTCCGGGCGCCCCGGAGCGGATGGTGCAGAACACCACCCGCGACGCCAACTGGACGGTGTGTGACTCCGTCGGCGGGCAGGGCGGACGCAGCGCCCACAGCACGGCGGTGACGGTCATCGCGGGGCGGCCGGACAGCGGCGGCGCCCGCGCGGCCGCGCTCGGCTCCGCCCAGGCGGTCCTGGTCGATAACGGCACAGGCAGCTGGCTGCTATGGGACGGCAAGCGCAGCCTGCTGGACCTAAACGACCATGCGGTCACCAGCGCGCTCGGATTGGGCACCGACGCCCTCGCGCCGCGGCCCATCGCGTTGGGCTTGTTCAACGCCATTCCCGAAGCGCCGCCACTGACGGCGCCGGTCATTCCGAATGCCGGTGGCCCGCCGGGTTTCGCGGTGCCCGCGCCGATCGGTGCGGTGGTCGAGGCTTTGACCCTCAATGGCACCGGTAATGCCGAGACCTCGCAGTACTACGCGGTGTTGCCGGACGGTCTGCAGCCGATCTCACCGGTGCTGGCCGCGCTCCTGCGCAACACCAACTCCTATGGTTTGCAGCAGCCGCCACACCTCGGCGCGGACGAGGTGGCCAAGCTGCCCGTGTCACGCATGCTGGACATCACGCGTTATCCAGTGCAGTCGCTGAGTCTGGTCGACGTGGCGCGTAGTCCCGTCACGTGCGCGTACTGGAGCAAGCCGGCCGGGGCGACCACCAGTTCGTTGAGCTTACTCAGCGGCGCGGGGCTGCCGGTGGCCGACGCGGTGCACACCGTCGACCTGGTGGGGGGCGGTGGTACCACGGCGACCCAGGTCGCGCTGGCGCCGGGCACCGGATACTTCACCCAGAGCGTGGGCGGTGGCGCGACGGCGCCGGCCACCGGATCGCTGTTCTGGGTATCCGATACCGGGGTGCGCTACGGCATCGACACCGAGGGCGAAGGCGGGCGCAAAACCGTTGAGGCGCTTGGCCTGCAGACCCCGCCGCTGACCATTCCGTGGTCGGTCCTGTCGCTCTTCGCGGCGGGCCCGACGCTGTCACGGGCCGACGCGTTGTTGGCTCACGATGCCCTGCCGCCGGACACCAAGCCCGGGCGCCCGGTGTCGGCCGATGGAGGGTCCCGATGA